Proteins from one Gibbsiella quercinecans genomic window:
- a CDS encoding transporter: MVQTVAERIHRLDFDDEVTGLICGHVFRPDEAPQKMSSSTICQAYRALPPGGGFVWLHLNLNHAAAEKWLKNHFAIPDFFFEEIRQGSYTTRIERQGEDLFAVLNDVNFHPKETNPEVSTLWLYCCSQLIVTVRHKPLRLIEQVLRRLDALSVASTTELLAQLLEEQEDVLEQIVRQANQNVDAIEDRLLSHHVQQNRTELGQMRRLLLRFQRLLAPEPASLFRLLNRPPAWLSREGLQDLRQFAEEFTVVLNDLVALTERIRLLQEEIGAKRMEQNNRTLYTLTVITVLALPINIVAGFFGMNVGGIPLAGNHHGFILLVLLVGAFTLVTGYLALKRRDE, translated from the coding sequence ATGGTTCAGACGGTTGCTGAAAGAATACACAGGCTGGATTTTGATGATGAGGTGACCGGCCTGATTTGCGGCCACGTGTTTCGCCCTGACGAAGCGCCGCAGAAAATGTCTTCGTCAACCATTTGCCAGGCCTACCGCGCGTTGCCGCCCGGGGGCGGTTTTGTCTGGCTGCACCTGAACCTTAACCACGCTGCAGCGGAAAAGTGGCTGAAAAATCATTTCGCCATCCCGGACTTTTTCTTTGAGGAAATCCGCCAAGGCTCATACACCACGCGCATTGAGCGGCAGGGCGAAGATCTGTTTGCGGTGCTCAACGATGTCAATTTCCACCCGAAAGAAACCAACCCGGAAGTTTCAACGCTGTGGCTGTATTGCTGCAGCCAACTGATTGTGACGGTGCGGCATAAGCCGCTGCGGCTCATCGAGCAGGTGCTGCGGCGGCTTGATGCGTTATCTGTGGCCTCCACCACCGAACTTCTGGCGCAGCTGTTGGAAGAACAAGAGGACGTGCTGGAGCAAATAGTGCGCCAGGCCAACCAAAACGTCGACGCGATCGAAGACCGGCTGCTTAGCCATCACGTGCAACAAAACCGCACCGAACTGGGGCAGATGCGCCGGCTACTGTTGCGCTTTCAACGTCTGCTGGCCCCCGAGCCGGCATCGCTATTCCGCTTGCTGAACCGCCCGCCGGCCTGGCTGAGCCGCGAAGGACTGCAGGATTTGCGCCAGTTCGCCGAAGAGTTCACCGTGGTGCTGAACGATCTGGTGGCGTTGACCGAGCGAATTCGCCTGCTGCAAGAAGAGATCGGCGCCAAGCGCATGGAGCAAAATAACCGCACGCTGTATACCCTGACGGTGATCACGGTGCTGGCGTTGCCAATCAACATCGTCGCCGGCTTTTTCGGCATGAACGTGGGCGGCATTCCGCTGGCGGGCAACCACCACGGGTTTATCCTGTTGGTGCTGCTGGTCGGCGCCTTCACGCTGGTTACCGGCTATCTGGCGTTAAAACGCCGCGACGAATAG
- a CDS encoding Zn-dependent hydrolase, which produces MTIQVNGERLWQSLRDMAQFGAIPKDGVTRLALSEEDRLARNQLRIWAQEAGCSVRIDQMGNMFLRREGARPDLPPVVTGSHVDSQPNGGRFDGVYGVLSGLEALRSLNDRQITTERAIEVINWTNEEGARFAPAMIASGVFAGVFDLPYGLSRADAQGVTIGQALQQIGYAGEHPVGGTPIHAAFELHIEQGPVLEAEQVQIGVVTHAQGQRWYELTIVGFSAHAGTTPMDRRRDALLGFARTVEAVNRIGLDFMPDARATVGMAQITPNSRNVVPGKVFFSVEFRHPQEAVLEQMEQQLFAAAAAVNGNGLAASAERIFQYPPVSFNAGCIASVRQAAQRLGYSYRDMVSGAGHDACYLSRVAPTAMIFIPCVDGISHNELENITPAWSTAGANVLLHALIDQAGVPAT; this is translated from the coding sequence ATGACGATACAGGTGAATGGTGAACGCCTGTGGCAAAGCCTGCGGGATATGGCGCAGTTCGGCGCTATTCCTAAAGACGGTGTCACACGCCTGGCGCTCAGTGAGGAAGACCGGTTAGCGCGCAACCAACTGCGGATATGGGCGCAAGAGGCCGGCTGTAGCGTGCGGATCGACCAAATGGGCAACATGTTTTTGCGCCGCGAAGGCGCCCGCCCCGATCTGCCGCCAGTGGTGACCGGCTCGCACGTGGACTCGCAGCCCAACGGCGGCCGTTTCGACGGGGTTTACGGCGTGCTGTCCGGCCTGGAGGCGCTTCGTAGTTTGAATGACCGGCAGATCACCACCGAACGTGCAATTGAAGTGATCAACTGGACCAATGAAGAAGGCGCGCGCTTTGCGCCGGCGATGATCGCCTCCGGCGTGTTCGCCGGCGTGTTCGATCTGCCCTACGGGCTTTCGCGCGCCGATGCTCAGGGCGTCACGATCGGCCAGGCGCTGCAACAGATTGGCTATGCCGGCGAGCATCCGGTCGGCGGCACGCCGATCCACGCCGCCTTTGAATTGCACATCGAACAAGGCCCTGTGCTGGAAGCCGAACAGGTGCAGATTGGCGTGGTTACCCATGCGCAGGGCCAGCGTTGGTATGAACTGACCATCGTCGGCTTCAGCGCCCATGCTGGCACAACGCCGATGGACCGCCGCCGCGATGCTTTGCTCGGTTTTGCCCGCACCGTGGAGGCGGTTAACCGCATCGGCCTTGATTTTATGCCGGATGCGCGCGCCACGGTGGGAATGGCGCAGATTACGCCGAACTCCAGGAACGTGGTGCCGGGCAAGGTATTTTTCAGCGTGGAGTTTCGCCACCCGCAGGAAGCGGTGCTGGAACAGATGGAACAGCAACTGTTCGCTGCAGCAGCCGCCGTTAACGGCAACGGGCTGGCCGCCTCTGCCGAACGCATATTCCAGTATCCGCCAGTGAGCTTCAACGCCGGTTGCATTGCCAGCGTGCGCCAGGCGGCGCAGCGGTTGGGCTATTCATATCGCGATATGGTGTCCGGCGCCGGCCATGATGCCTGCTACCTTAGCCGGGTTGCGCCCACGGCGATGATATTCATCCCCTGCGTTGACGGCATTAGCCATAACGAGCTGGAAAACATTACGCCGGCCTGGTCTACCGCCGGCGCCAATGTGTTGCTTCATGCACTGATCGATCAGGCCGGCGTGCCGGCAACCTGA
- a CDS encoding L-2-amino-thiazoline-4-carboxylic acid hydrolase, whose amino-acid sequence MSCANDQLGILARRRIEAEIIKPIYQILVREIGKARAQAVIGEAIENAAVAAGREFAAQEPNGADLQSFVALQYLWEKDDALQVKVIHQDEQHFDYDVTRCRYAEMYHEMGLGEIGHLLSCARDSQFIVGYAPEVALQRKQTIMGGAPCCDFRYAVQTPKEEK is encoded by the coding sequence ATGAGCTGTGCAAACGACCAATTAGGCATTCTGGCCCGGCGGCGGATCGAAGCGGAGATTATCAAACCGATTTATCAGATCCTGGTGCGTGAGATAGGCAAAGCGCGCGCGCAGGCAGTGATTGGCGAAGCCATCGAAAACGCCGCCGTGGCGGCAGGCCGGGAATTCGCGGCTCAGGAGCCCAATGGCGCTGATTTGCAAAGTTTCGTCGCCTTGCAATACCTGTGGGAAAAAGACGACGCGCTGCAGGTGAAGGTGATCCATCAGGATGAACAGCACTTTGACTATGATGTGACCCGCTGCCGCTATGCCGAGATGTATCACGAAATGGGGCTGGGCGAGATAGGCCACCTGCTCTCCTGTGCGCGCGACAGTCAGTTTATCGTCGGTTACGCGCCGGAGGTGGCCTTGCAGCGCAAGCAAACGATCATGGGCGGGGCGCCCTGCTGCGATTTCCGCTATGCGGTTCAAACGCCCAAGGAGGAAAAATGA
- a CDS encoding branched-chain amino acid ABC transporter substrate-binding protein, which translates to MAALGNSPQAAAADTVLIGLAGPLTGPSARIGKDLENGAQLAIRDANSQNPTLGGKPVTFKLVSEDDQSDPRTAVAVAQRLVDQGVAGVVGHWNTGTSIPAARIYHDAGIAQVAPVATGHAYTQQGFDTSFRVMGHDDDGGNYAGQYAVNVLKAKRVAVIDDRTAFGQGLADEFIKSLAAQGVQVVAREYVDDKTVDFSAVLTSIRSKNADLIFFGGVDSQAAPLARRIKQLGINATLMGAGGFVSQTFLTLAQKEGEGVVALEPGLPVEQMPGGKAFEQAYRDRYKTHIELHAPFAYDATRVLIAAIEQADSADPAKYLPKLRAIQYQGVTGTLAFDAQGNLLQPSFTVYKVVAGKWQPQTVLGGTKQ; encoded by the coding sequence ATGGCCGCGCTCGGCAATAGCCCGCAGGCAGCCGCCGCCGACACGGTTCTGATCGGCCTGGCCGGGCCGCTGACGGGGCCGTCGGCCAGGATTGGTAAAGATCTGGAGAACGGCGCACAGTTGGCAATCCGCGACGCCAACAGCCAGAACCCAACTCTGGGCGGCAAACCGGTGACGTTTAAGCTGGTGTCGGAAGACGATCAGTCCGATCCGCGCACCGCGGTTGCAGTCGCGCAGCGCCTGGTGGACCAGGGTGTGGCGGGCGTGGTTGGCCACTGGAACACCGGCACCAGTATTCCGGCCGCCCGTATTTATCATGACGCGGGCATCGCCCAGGTGGCCCCGGTTGCCACCGGCCACGCCTATACCCAACAAGGCTTTGATACCAGCTTCCGCGTGATGGGCCACGACGATGACGGCGGCAACTACGCCGGGCAGTATGCGGTCAATGTGTTGAAGGCCAAACGCGTAGCGGTCATTGACGATCGCACCGCTTTCGGCCAGGGGCTGGCGGATGAGTTTATCAAATCGTTGGCGGCGCAAGGGGTGCAGGTTGTCGCCCGTGAGTATGTCGATGACAAAACGGTGGATTTCAGCGCCGTGCTGACATCCATCCGCAGCAAAAACGCCGACCTGATCTTCTTCGGCGGCGTGGACTCGCAGGCCGCGCCGTTAGCGCGCCGTATCAAACAACTTGGCATCAATGCCACGCTGATGGGCGCCGGCGGGTTTGTCAGCCAAACCTTCCTGACGCTGGCGCAGAAGGAAGGCGAAGGCGTGGTGGCGCTGGAGCCCGGCCTGCCGGTGGAACAAATGCCGGGCGGCAAGGCGTTTGAGCAGGCCTATCGCGATCGCTACAAAACCCATATCGAACTGCATGCGCCCTTCGCCTATGACGCCACCCGGGTGCTGATCGCGGCGATTGAACAGGCGGACTCCGCCGATCCGGCTAAGTACCTGCCGAAACTGCGTGCGATTCAGTACCAGGGCGTGACCGGTACCCTCGCCTTCGATGCACAGGGCAACCTGCTGCAGCCAAGTTTCACCGTTTACAAGGTGGTGGCGGGCAAATGGCAGCCGCAAACGGTGCTGGGCGGCACGAAACAGTAA
- a CDS encoding ABC transporter ATP-binding protein, whose protein sequence is MSEPLLAVKQLAVSYGGIHAVKGIDFHVNQGEQVTLIGANGAGKTSSLRALTGLQPFGGEVYFNGKSIRGVPPHRLLQQGLVMAPEGRGIFARMTVLENLQIGAYARRDKAAIRQDMARVNEIFPRLRERLQQQAGLLSGGEQQMLAIGRALLSRPRLLVLDEPSMGLAPIMVEAIFEVIKTLAKSGVTLLLVEQNARLALEATDRAYVLDSGNLSHSGPSAGMLDDEKIKQAYLGE, encoded by the coding sequence ATGTCTGAACCTTTGCTGGCGGTTAAACAGCTGGCCGTCTCCTACGGTGGTATCCACGCGGTGAAAGGCATTGATTTTCACGTTAACCAGGGTGAACAGGTCACGCTGATTGGTGCTAACGGCGCGGGAAAAACCTCCAGCCTGCGTGCGCTGACCGGGCTGCAACCTTTTGGCGGCGAGGTGTACTTCAACGGTAAATCTATCCGCGGCGTTCCCCCACATCGTTTATTGCAACAGGGGCTGGTGATGGCGCCGGAGGGGCGCGGCATTTTTGCCCGCATGACGGTGCTGGAGAATTTGCAGATTGGCGCCTACGCACGCCGCGACAAAGCGGCGATTCGGCAGGATATGGCACGCGTCAATGAGATATTCCCGCGGCTGCGCGAACGGTTGCAGCAACAGGCGGGGCTACTTTCCGGGGGCGAACAGCAAATGCTGGCCATTGGCCGCGCTCTGCTAAGCCGCCCACGGTTACTGGTGCTGGATGAGCCTTCAATGGGGCTGGCGCCAATCATGGTAGAAGCGATTTTTGAGGTGATCAAAACGCTGGCAAAAAGCGGCGTAACGCTGCTGCTGGTCGAACAAAACGCGCGCCTGGCGCTTGAGGCTACCGATCGGGCCTATGTGCTCGACAGCGGCAACCTCAGCCATAGCGGTCCTTCGGCCGGCATGCTGGACGACGAAAAAATCAAACAGGCCTATTTAGGCGAATAA
- a CDS encoding ABC transporter ATP-binding protein: MIPLLQLADVNKRFGGLVAVNNVSMAVRQGEIYGLIGPNGAGKTTCFNLITGLYRADSGDFSLQGQRYKPQAIDKVTQAGIARTFQNLRLFNEMSVLENVMVGCHARTRNGLWAAIARHRRAREEENHTLAKSHALLEYVGIGQFAHYRAGDLSYGHQRRLEIARALATEPKLLALDEPAAGMNAGEKVALRELLLRIRDSGKTLLLIEHDVKLVMGLCDRLTVLDYGRVIAEGRPEQVRRDPAVIQAYLGGSAHV; the protein is encoded by the coding sequence ATGATCCCGTTGCTTCAACTGGCTGATGTCAACAAACGCTTTGGCGGACTGGTCGCGGTCAACAACGTCAGTATGGCGGTCCGGCAAGGCGAAATTTACGGCCTGATCGGCCCCAACGGCGCGGGCAAAACCACCTGTTTCAACTTGATCACTGGGTTGTATCGCGCCGACAGCGGCGACTTTAGCCTGCAGGGGCAGCGATACAAACCGCAGGCGATCGACAAAGTGACGCAGGCCGGCATTGCCCGCACCTTTCAAAATCTCCGGCTGTTCAATGAGATGAGCGTTCTGGAAAACGTCATGGTGGGTTGCCATGCCCGCACCCGCAATGGTCTGTGGGCCGCGATCGCCCGTCACCGGCGCGCCAGGGAGGAAGAAAACCATACGCTGGCGAAATCGCATGCGCTGCTGGAATACGTCGGCATCGGCCAATTCGCCCATTATCGCGCCGGGGATTTGTCCTACGGGCACCAGCGCCGCCTGGAAATCGCCCGCGCGCTGGCAACCGAGCCCAAACTGTTGGCGCTGGATGAACCCGCCGCCGGGATGAACGCCGGCGAAAAGGTCGCACTGCGCGAACTGCTGCTGCGCATCCGTGACAGCGGTAAAACCCTGTTGCTGATTGAACATGACGTCAAGCTGGTGATGGGGCTGTGCGATCGCCTCACCGTGCTGGACTACGGCCGGGTGATTGCCGAAGGCCGGCCTGAACAGGTGCGCCGCGATCCGGCAGTCATACAGGCCTATCTGGGAGGATCCGCTCATGTCTGA